A portion of the Hoylesella buccalis ATCC 35310 genome contains these proteins:
- a CDS encoding acyl-CoA thioesterase, with protein MNYIFETRMEVRDYECDIEGIVNNANYLHYIEHTRHLFLRSLGLSFAKMHEQGTDAVVARMNLQYKTPLKCDDTFISRLALKKEGLRYIFHQDIFREQDDKLCFKSKVELVCLIHGRLGHSEEYDSAFAKYL; from the coding sequence ATGAACTATATTTTCGAGACACGAATGGAGGTTCGCGACTATGAATGCGATATAGAAGGCATCGTGAACAACGCCAATTACCTCCATTACATCGAGCATACGCGCCATTTGTTCCTCCGTTCGTTAGGCCTTAGCTTTGCTAAGATGCACGAACAGGGAACCGACGCGGTGGTGGCTCGCATGAACTTGCAATACAAAACGCCACTCAAGTGTGATGACACTTTCATTTCACGGTTGGCTTTAAAGAAAGAAGGTCTGCGCTATATTTTCCATCAGGATATCTTTAGGGAGCAGGATGACAAGCTTTGTTTTAAGAGTAAGGTAGAGTTGGTGTGCCTCATTCATGGCCGTTTGGGGCATAGTGAGGAGTACGACAGCGCGTTTGCTAAATATCTATGA
- a CDS encoding DUF2851 family protein produces MEQLLHYCWKHRLFPLRQLTTTDNQALEVIDVGLHNANSGPDFLNAKVKIGNTVWVGNVEIHVKSSDWYVHRHEQDAAYNNVILHVAGEIDAEVKTESGRVVPQLQLSVPTSVAQHYEQLQTIDTYPPCYEIIPNLSSLTIHAWMSALQTERLEQKTHDIERRLQQCDGDWEAALFMTLARNYGFGINGEAFEQWARSIPLHAVDHHRDDLFQIEAFFMGQAGLLERHLIPQKYHATMDEEGYFELLRTEYLYLQRKFSLQPIDGKMWRFLRLRPQNFPYIRIAQLANLYHSRRFGLRNLVESETLDDLKVAMKSAVSPYWETHYVFGSVSKKSEKRLSEASLNVLLINTAIPFLFAYGRHESSEQLCEQAINYLEKLKPERNHIVNMWQQCGLDVQNAGDTQALIQLKTQYCDRKECLRCRIGYEYLKGREY; encoded by the coding sequence ATGGAGCAGCTATTGCATTATTGTTGGAAGCATCGTCTGTTTCCATTACGGCAACTCACTACCACTGACAACCAAGCGTTGGAAGTGATAGATGTGGGGTTGCATAATGCCAATTCGGGTCCTGATTTTCTCAATGCCAAAGTCAAGATAGGCAACACTGTGTGGGTGGGCAACGTGGAAATACACGTCAAGTCGAGCGACTGGTATGTGCATCGCCACGAGCAAGATGCGGCTTATAATAATGTAATACTGCATGTTGCGGGTGAAATTGATGCGGAAGTAAAAACCGAGAGCGGTCGTGTTGTGCCCCAGTTGCAGCTTTCTGTGCCAACTTCGGTTGCGCAACATTACGAACAATTGCAGACCATCGACACCTATCCGCCGTGCTATGAGATTATTCCCAACCTGTCAAGTTTGACGATTCACGCATGGATGTCGGCCTTGCAGACAGAGCGTTTAGAACAAAAAACGCATGACATCGAACGCCGTTTGCAGCAGTGTGACGGCGATTGGGAGGCTGCTCTCTTCATGACGTTGGCTCGCAATTATGGCTTTGGCATCAATGGTGAGGCCTTTGAGCAGTGGGCAAGATCGATTCCGCTGCACGCTGTGGATCACCATCGTGATGACCTGTTTCAGATAGAAGCGTTCTTTATGGGACAAGCCGGATTGCTCGAGCGTCATCTTATTCCACAAAAATATCATGCAACGATGGATGAAGAGGGCTATTTTGAACTTCTGCGAACAGAATATCTCTATCTGCAACGCAAGTTCTCGCTACAGCCCATCGATGGAAAAATGTGGAGATTCTTGCGATTGCGCCCACAAAATTTCCCCTACATCCGTATCGCACAGTTGGCCAATCTATACCATTCCCGTCGGTTTGGCTTGCGCAATTTGGTGGAAAGTGAGACCCTTGATGACTTAAAAGTAGCGATGAAATCGGCCGTTTCACCCTATTGGGAAACTCATTATGTGTTTGGTTCGGTGAGTAAGAAGAGCGAAAAGAGGCTTTCGGAAGCGTCACTTAATGTTCTACTCATCAACACCGCCATTCCTTTTCTGTTCGCCTACGGTCGGCACGAGTCATCAGAGCAGCTATGTGAACAGGCCATCAATTATCTGGAAAAGCTCAAACCAGAGCGAAACCACATTGTCAACATGTGGCAACAGTGTGGCCTCGATGTGCAAAATGCAGGCGACACTCAGGCTTTAATCCAACTCAAAACGCAATATTGTGACCGGAAAGAATGCCTTAGATGCCGCATTGGCTATGAATATTTAAAAGGAAGGGAATATTGA
- the dusB gene encoding tRNA dihydrouridine synthase DusB, producing the protein MKIGNIDLGVQPILLAPMEDVTDIGFRQLCKRFGVSMVYTEFVSAEALVRSIQASLNKLTISDSERPVGIQIYGRDVESMVEAAKIVEQAHPDVIDINFGCPVKKVAGKGAGAGMLRNIPLLLEITREVVKAVHTPVTVKTRLGWDENNLIITELAEQLQDCGIQALTIHGRTRSQMYTGNADWTLIGEVKNNPRIHIPIIGNGDITTPQEAKQAFERFGVDAVMVGRAAFGQPWIFKEMRDYLDGKPYDASLDINKKIDILKEQLHINVSRIDEYRGILHTRRHLAASPIFKGIPDFRQTRIAMLRASTVVELESILEACRKRLVQEL; encoded by the coding sequence ATGAAGATAGGAAACATAGACTTAGGCGTGCAGCCAATCTTGTTGGCTCCGATGGAAGACGTGACAGACATCGGTTTCAGGCAGTTGTGCAAGCGCTTTGGCGTATCCATGGTATATACCGAATTCGTCAGTGCAGAAGCACTTGTGCGGTCTATTCAAGCCAGTTTGAACAAGTTGACCATTAGTGACAGCGAACGACCCGTAGGCATACAAATCTACGGAAGGGACGTTGAGTCTATGGTGGAAGCTGCCAAGATTGTTGAACAGGCTCATCCTGACGTGATTGACATCAACTTTGGATGTCCCGTAAAGAAAGTGGCAGGCAAAGGTGCGGGTGCTGGTATGCTGCGTAACATACCGCTTTTGTTGGAGATTACCCGAGAGGTGGTCAAGGCGGTGCATACGCCTGTGACTGTAAAAACACGCTTGGGATGGGATGAAAACAATCTTATTATCACTGAATTGGCCGAACAACTGCAAGATTGTGGCATCCAAGCGCTGACCATTCACGGCCGCACGCGCAGTCAGATGTACACCGGAAATGCTGATTGGACGCTGATTGGCGAGGTGAAAAACAATCCTCGCATCCACATTCCTATCATTGGCAATGGCGACATTACCACGCCCCAGGAAGCCAAACAGGCTTTCGAGCGTTTTGGCGTAGATGCTGTCATGGTTGGCCGGGCAGCCTTTGGACAGCCCTGGATCTTTAAAGAAATGCGTGACTATCTCGACGGAAAACCTTACGATGCGTCGCTTGACATCAATAAAAAGATAGACATATTGAAAGAACAGCTGCACATCAATGTGTCGCGTATCGATGAATACCGGGGTATCTTGCATACCCGGAGGCATTTGGCAGCCAGTCCCATCTTCAAAGGCATCCCCGATTTCCGACAAACCCGCATCGCCATGTTGCGGGCATCTACCGTTGTAGAACTGGAAAGCATCTTGGAAGCATGCAGAAAACGCTTGGTGCAGGAATTGTAA
- the dprA gene encoding DNA-processing protein DprA: protein MTDPQELINTIALTRINHFHLTGMVQLYRRLGSATAVIEHRHDIREVLPDASPKLVSSLQNVDQYLRRAEEELEWDVSNGVMPLCMNDENYPQRLRECDDAPLMLFYKGSVNLNQRRVISVVGTRRNTVYGEDLIRRFMAELRQLCPQVLVVSGLAYGVDILAHRHALQNGYPTVGVLAHGLDYLYPPRHRQTADEMVQKGGLLTEFLTQTNADKVNFVRRNRIVAGVSDACIVVESAAHGGGLITASLARTYNREVFAFPGNVGSPYSEGCNNLIRDNVAGLINHAYDFVKSMGWEDDARLSRAHHEGIERQLFPDLSTEEQQVVAVLQKNNDLQINMLSVQAGIPIAKLSAILFTLEMKGVLKALPGGIYHLLMS from the coding sequence ATGACAGACCCACAAGAACTCATCAACACTATCGCTTTGACACGCATCAACCATTTTCATCTTACGGGAATGGTTCAGCTGTATCGTAGGTTGGGCTCGGCGACAGCCGTGATAGAGCATCGACATGACATCCGAGAGGTGCTGCCAGATGCGTCGCCTAAGTTGGTGTCATCGCTTCAAAACGTAGACCAATACTTGCGTAGAGCAGAGGAAGAGCTCGAGTGGGACGTGTCAAATGGTGTCATGCCGCTTTGCATGAATGACGAAAACTACCCGCAACGGCTCAGAGAATGCGATGATGCACCGTTGATGTTGTTCTACAAAGGGTCGGTCAACCTGAACCAACGCCGTGTCATCAGCGTGGTGGGAACCCGAAGAAACACTGTCTATGGAGAGGATTTGATTCGTCGGTTCATGGCAGAACTGCGGCAGTTGTGTCCACAAGTACTCGTGGTAAGCGGTCTCGCTTATGGCGTTGACATCCTCGCTCACCGCCATGCTTTGCAGAATGGATATCCCACTGTGGGTGTTCTGGCGCACGGATTGGATTATCTTTATCCTCCCAGACATCGGCAAACAGCCGATGAAATGGTGCAAAAAGGAGGATTGCTCACAGAATTCCTCACGCAGACCAATGCGGATAAAGTGAACTTTGTGAGAAGAAATCGTATCGTAGCAGGCGTTTCTGATGCATGTATCGTTGTAGAAAGTGCTGCCCATGGTGGCGGATTAATCACCGCCAGTTTGGCTCGCACCTATAACAGAGAGGTGTTTGCCTTCCCGGGTAACGTGGGTAGTCCCTATAGTGAAGGATGCAACAACTTGATACGAGACAACGTGGCAGGGCTCATCAATCATGCCTATGATTTCGTTAAAAGCATGGGATGGGAAGATGATGCAAGGCTCAGTCGTGCACATCATGAAGGAATAGAGCGACAGTTATTCCCTGATTTATCGACTGAGGAACAGCAAGTTGTTGCCGTGTTGCAGAAAAACAACGACTTGCAAATCAACATGCTGAGTGTGCAGGCGGGCATTCCCATCGCTAAACTCTCTGCCATTCTCTTTACTTTGGAAATGAAAGGTGTGTTGAAAGCCTTACCTGGTGGTATTTACCATTTGCTCATGAGTTGA
- the secDF gene encoding protein translocase subunit SecDF produces the protein MQNKGIVIVTAVLLTLASIFYLSFSAATRYYDGQAAKLKDPIAQQEYKDSVKYLGIYSYQRCLETQIGLGLDLKGGMNVILEISVPDVVEMLADHKTDAAFVKSMKEARAEEETSQEDFISLFIKAYKKNAPGHKLAEIFATQQLQGKVNPQSTDAEVEKALRQETQSAIDNSFNVVRTRIDQFGVVQPNIQKLEGQQGRIMVEMPGIREPERMRKLLQGSANLEFWETFNAEEIIPYLTQIDARLANGDTQVADTTAADTAATKAVEKTSEEKVVKKADPKFQLKKDKKQGDVKVSNEEQIAAAKKEHPLLAILSTTGRNALSLVGYASVRDTAEVNRIIHSDLAKQILPADLKLLWSAKPADGLQVKNYYELHALKITTTTGRAPLEGDVIVDASDQFDHLSGKPEVSMTMNTDGARRWSAITKANIGRAVAIVLDGLVYTSPRIQGQIDGGQSSITGSFTIEDTKDLANTLKSGRMPAPARIVQEEVVGPTLGAQSIQQGIISFVIAFVLLMIYMILMYNFIPGMIANCALIVNVFFTLGILTSFQAALTMSGIAGMVLTLGTAVDANVLIYERIKEELRAGKSMKQAVAAGYSNAFSAIFDSNLTSAITGVILLIFGTGPIQGFATTWLIGLACSFFSAVFLTRLVYEHKLNKDKWLNLKFWTGISENMMQNTRYKFMSMFKTSGTIYAIAIVICIGSFIVRGLSQSIDFTGGRNYVVTVDKNTHVEEVRNALNNAFQNTVGKNAGKPATTTVIAIGTDGKTFRVSTNYNLESNDPQMDDQAETILYTSLKKAGLVKQSSIESFKNPDIREGGSIISSSKVGPSIAKDITNNAIKSVVIALICIFLYILLRFRNIGFSIGSVAALIIDTTIVVGLFSLCYGWIGFSLEIDQTFIGAILTVIGYDINDSVVVFDRIRENLKLHPKQDLQKTFNDSINQTLARTINTSVSTLIVLVPIFILGADSIRSFAFAMIIGVFVGTLSSIFLASPIAYIVLGRKIKKEQEEEAVVVS, from the coding sequence ATGCAAAACAAAGGAATTGTAATTGTAACGGCTGTCCTACTGACGCTTGCAAGCATCTTCTATTTGTCATTTTCAGCAGCCACTCGCTATTATGATGGCCAAGCAGCAAAGCTGAAAGATCCGATTGCACAACAAGAGTACAAAGACTCTGTGAAGTATCTGGGCATCTATTCTTACCAAAGATGTTTGGAAACTCAAATCGGATTGGGCCTTGACCTGAAAGGTGGTATGAACGTGATATTGGAGATATCAGTGCCTGACGTAGTAGAAATGCTCGCTGACCACAAGACAGATGCCGCATTCGTGAAATCGATGAAAGAGGCAAGAGCAGAGGAAGAAACCAGCCAGGAAGATTTTATCTCTCTCTTTATTAAAGCGTACAAGAAGAATGCACCAGGCCACAAATTGGCTGAAATCTTTGCCACGCAGCAACTGCAAGGTAAGGTGAACCCACAAAGCACCGACGCCGAGGTAGAGAAAGCATTGCGCCAAGAAACTCAATCGGCCATCGACAACTCGTTCAACGTCGTGCGCACGCGTATCGACCAATTTGGTGTTGTTCAGCCGAACATCCAGAAATTGGAGGGACAACAAGGTCGCATCATGGTTGAAATGCCTGGTATTCGTGAGCCAGAGCGTATGCGTAAACTGTTGCAAGGTAGTGCCAACCTCGAATTCTGGGAGACTTTCAACGCTGAAGAAATCATTCCTTACCTGACACAGATCGACGCTCGTCTGGCTAATGGCGACACACAAGTGGCCGACACAACCGCTGCCGACACCGCTGCAACTAAGGCCGTTGAGAAAACCAGTGAAGAGAAAGTCGTTAAGAAAGCAGATCCTAAGTTCCAACTCAAGAAAGACAAGAAACAAGGCGACGTAAAAGTTTCGAATGAAGAACAAATTGCTGCCGCCAAGAAAGAACACCCACTGTTGGCCATCTTGAGTACCACGGGGCGCAATGCACTGAGCCTCGTAGGTTATGCCAGTGTACGCGACACCGCAGAAGTAAACAGAATTATCCACTCAGACCTTGCCAAGCAGATTCTTCCTGCTGATTTGAAACTGCTTTGGAGTGCCAAACCAGCCGATGGATTGCAGGTGAAAAACTATTACGAACTGCATGCTTTGAAGATTACAACCACCACCGGACGCGCTCCGTTGGAAGGCGATGTGATTGTTGACGCATCCGACCAGTTTGACCACTTGTCAGGTAAGCCAGAGGTTTCCATGACCATGAACACCGACGGCGCACGCCGCTGGTCGGCCATCACCAAGGCTAACATCGGTAGAGCTGTTGCCATTGTGTTGGACGGATTGGTGTACACCTCTCCTCGCATCCAAGGCCAAATTGACGGCGGACAATCGTCTATCACGGGTAGCTTCACCATCGAAGACACCAAAGACTTGGCCAACACCCTGAAATCGGGTCGTATGCCGGCACCTGCACGCATCGTACAAGAAGAGGTGGTAGGTCCTACACTGGGTGCACAGTCTATCCAGCAAGGTATCATCTCATTCGTGATAGCCTTCGTACTGTTGATGATTTACATGATTTTGATGTACAATTTCATCCCAGGTATGATCGCCAACTGCGCCTTGATTGTGAACGTATTCTTCACCTTAGGTATTCTAACGTCGTTTCAAGCCGCCCTTACCATGTCGGGTATTGCCGGTATGGTGCTTACGTTAGGTACGGCCGTTGACGCCAACGTGCTGATATATGAACGTATCAAAGAGGAATTACGAGCAGGAAAAAGCATGAAACAGGCGGTAGCAGCTGGTTACAGTAATGCCTTCAGTGCCATCTTCGACTCTAACTTAACATCAGCCATCACGGGTGTTATCCTGTTGATATTCGGTACAGGACCCATTCAGGGATTTGCTACCACATGGTTGATTGGTCTGGCTTGTTCGTTCTTCAGTGCTGTATTCTTGACACGTTTGGTTTATGAGCACAAACTGAACAAAGACAAATGGCTGAACCTCAAGTTCTGGACGGGCATCTCAGAGAATATGATGCAGAACACACGCTATAAATTCATGAGCATGTTCAAGACCAGTGGCACGATTTACGCCATCGCAATCGTCATTTGCATCGGCAGCTTTATTGTTCGTGGTCTGAGCCAGAGCATTGACTTTACGGGTGGACGCAACTATGTTGTGACGGTTGACAAGAACACACATGTGGAAGAGGTACGCAACGCTTTGAACAATGCATTCCAAAATACAGTAGGTAAGAATGCAGGCAAACCCGCAACCACGACCGTGATTGCCATCGGTACCGACGGCAAGACCTTCCGTGTATCTACCAACTACAATCTGGAAAGCAATGACCCACAGATGGATGATCAGGCAGAAACGATTCTATATACTTCGCTGAAGAAAGCCGGACTTGTGAAGCAATCCAGCATAGAATCATTCAAGAACCCTGATATCCGCGAAGGTGGATCAATCATCAGTTCTTCTAAAGTGGGTCCATCCATCGCTAAGGACATCACGAACAATGCCATCAAGAGCGTTGTGATTGCACTGATATGTATCTTCTTATATATCTTACTGCGATTCCGCAACATCGGTTTCTCCATTGGTTCAGTTGCAGCATTGATTATAGACACGACGATTGTGGTCGGCTTGTTCTCGTTATGTTACGGATGGATAGGCTTCTCCTTGGAGATTGACCAAACGTTTATCGGTGCCATCCTAACGGTAATCGGTTACGACATCAACGACTCGGTGGTGGTGTTTGACCGTATCCGTGAGAACTTGAAGCTGCATCCAAAACAAGATTTACAGAAGACGTTCAACGATTCTATCAACCAGACGTTGGCTCGTACCATCAACACCTCAGTGTCTACATTGATTGTGTTGGTTCCAATCTTCATCCTCGGTGCTGACAGCATTCGCAGTTTCGCCTTTGCCATGATTATTGGTGTATTCGTTGGTACGCTCAGTTCTATCTTCTTGGCATCACCAATCGCTTACATAGTATTGGGACGCAAAATCAAGAAAGAACAAGAAGAAGAGGCTGTCGTTGTATCATAA